The DNA window CCCGGAAGATACGCCCCGTTACGAGGGTGCGCTCGCCATGCACGAGCATTTCGTGGAATCCGTACGCAACCAGACCATCCCCGTCAGCGATCTTAGGGACGTCATACATACCATCCGGCTCGTGGACTGGATCGAAACGGGACAGTGCCCCGACTAGGCGCCGCCCGCCTTCATCATGGAACGGCTCAATTTCCCGGAATACGGATTCGAAATCGATTCGGATGAAGCGGGCCGCAGGATCATTTTCGACCCGATCCGGCGCAGGTTCGTCCGACTGACGCCCGAGGAGTGGGTCCGGCAGCACCTGGTGCGGTACCTGGTGGAGGACCGGGGCTTTCCCGCGGGCTTTGCCGCCGTGGAAAAGGGATTCCAGTACGCCGGAACGGCCGTTCGCGCCGACGTGATCATGCACGACCTGAAGGGACGGCCGGTGCTCATGGGCGAATGCAAGGCGCCGGACGTGCGGGTAACCGAAGCGGTATTCGAGCAGCTGGCCCGGTACAATTCGGTCATCAACGCCCGGTTCCTGGTGGCCACCAACGGCAAGACACACTTCTGCTGCGAGCACAAAACCGGCGGGGGATATGCCTTTCTGCCGGAACTGCCTGAATTCGAGCGTGCCTGAGAAGCCTGAGGAGTTCGAACGTGCCGGAAAGACTGGAATTGGTCGCGAGGGAGACGCTGGAACAGCGGGTTGAAGCCCTGGACCAGGACGGCTATGTCTATTTTTCAAGTGCGCTTGCAGATGATGAAGTCGTCGAACTGCGCGATGCCATGGACCGGCTGGAAGCGCGGTCCGAAGAGTTCGACCGGCACACGAACCCAGATTCCCACGGTTTTCTCAACAAGTCCATCAACAACGTGTTTAACCGGGACCCGCTGTTTCTGTCCTATCTGGACCGCCCGGATGTCATCGACGTGGTCGAAGCCGCCCATGGACCGGACTGTCACGTAATCGGCATGACGGCGTGGATGACGGGCCCGGGCCGGCCGGACCAGGGCGTCCACGTGGACTGGCAGCCGCTGGAGCTGCCGGAGGACGTCATGGACGATCCCCGTGTCCATGTGCCGGTGTACATCACCACGGCCCACTTCTATCTCAACGATATCTACGAGGAACTTGGCCCCACGCAGTTCATTCCGGGCAGCCACCGCGCGGGCCGCTGTCCGTCCAATGGCGAATCCACCTGGCGCGGAGTCGAACCGCGGAGCATACTGTGTTCGGCCGGCGACGCCGTCCTCTTCCGCTGCGAAGTCTGGCACCGCGGGACGGCGAATACGAGCGGCCGGATGCGCTACCTGCTCCAGGTCCACTACGCACAGCGCATGATCACGCAGAAGTTTCCGCCCTACCTGAACCGATTCCAGTTCGACCCGGCCATCCTGTCCCGGGCTACGGCCCGCCAGCGGCGGTTGCTCGGCGAGCATGTTCAAAGCAATTACGACTGATTTTGGAATCACGGAACCGTTATACATGCCATAGGTCGCGTTTCATCTACGCTACGTCATTCGGTCAATCTCATTCAGGAGGTAGTTTAATGAAATCCGCGAAGTTCGTAATCGTTTTCCTTCTGACCGTCGGTTTCCTCTTCCAGTCGAACGCCCAGACGCGGGAAGAAGGTCCGTGGTGGCCCCATCCCATCTGGGGCAAGGACGACCAGTCGGGCGGATCCAACTGGATCACGCCGGAGAAGGTGCTGAAGGCCCTTACCCTGGTCAAGACGGGCCAGATCTACGAGATCGGCCAGGTGTACAGCGCCGACATGCCGCTCTTCGGCCAGCGGACCTATTCCATGGTGCTGCCCGGTTCTCCCACGGGCGAGCCTATGGGGACGAACAACCTGATCTATTACGACGAGTTCCTGGTGGCCGAAATCGGCCAGGTCGGCACGCAGTTCGACGGACCGGGCCACATCGGCGAGCGGATCACGATGGCCGACGGAACGGAGAAGGACGTGTTCTACAACGGATTCACTAATGAGGAGATCAAGGGGCCCTACGGCCTGCTGAAGCTGGGCGTCGAGCACGTGGGACCCTTCATCACCCGCGGTATCCT is part of the Gemmatimonadota bacterium genome and encodes:
- a CDS encoding type I restriction enzyme HsdR N-terminal domain-containing protein, producing MERLNFPEYGFEIDSDEAGRRIIFDPIRRRFVRLTPEEWVRQHLVRYLVEDRGFPAGFAAVEKGFQYAGTAVRADVIMHDLKGRPVLMGECKAPDVRVTEAVFEQLARYNSVINARFLVATNGKTHFCCEHKTGGGYAFLPELPEFERA
- a CDS encoding phytanoyl-CoA dioxygenase family protein, whose protein sequence is MELVARETLEQRVEALDQDGYVYFSSALADDEVVELRDAMDRLEARSEEFDRHTNPDSHGFLNKSINNVFNRDPLFLSYLDRPDVIDVVEAAHGPDCHVIGMTAWMTGPGRPDQGVHVDWQPLELPEDVMDDPRVHVPVYITTAHFYLNDIYEELGPTQFIPGSHRAGRCPSNGESTWRGVEPRSILCSAGDAVLFRCEVWHRGTANTSGRMRYLLQVHYAQRMITQKFPPYLNRFQFDPAILSRATARQRRLLGEHVQSNYD
- a CDS encoding cyclase family protein, whose translation is MKSAKFVIVFLLTVGFLFQSNAQTREEGPWWPHPIWGKDDQSGGSNWITPEKVLKALTLVKTGQIYEIGQVYSADMPLFGQRTYSMVLPGSPTGEPMGTNNLIYYDEFLVAEIGQVGTQFDGPGHIGERITMADGTEKDVFYNGFTNEEIKGPYGLLKLGVEHVGPFITRGILVDVAAYKGVESLDHGYEVTVEDVEGALERQGIAMDSLEPGDAYFFRYGWARHWNDPGTYNASPPGIGMAVARWVVEKQASMIGSDQWTTEVVPNPDIGKAFPVHQELITRNGVWNLENMNFDELSGDGVYEFLFIHTPIRFKGATGSPARPIAIR